A genome region from Salvia splendens isolate huo1 chromosome 19, SspV2, whole genome shotgun sequence includes the following:
- the LOC121778523 gene encoding uncharacterized protein LOC121778523, protein MGAMAPPPTWNPQDDVLLKNSVEAGASLESLAKGAVQFTRHYTVQELKDRWLSLLYDPVVSVEASAHMIEVESYGVINQLRPNKFEGVKNISSGKRKAESIRKHYYAMRKRISVEPSDMVWINVASEPGYSNFREGNELLSKDGKFGNPGSNILAAQGPDYSIRPHPFAKFGPHAAESSRNDLTPSFGGIQNHGQDNLHGKNLSGNLPYPYEENISITGDCSKIPEFAQSSDLPLCNLFEAEDLVNQASACPDFGDQSFPSFGCSPPLPHMPIWQISQDITAAELNIEIPDADLQLRDEFMIPQIANESEALGYGGGPSNLKLKTSLSCDSLIDMTSNTQEYLQELFDLSNDEEHLYMDNDGKEVIEKSYLDGLSSLLLDSPNQCDLSGSGLGEAAVVADGQLVDRIDAHNEAAYNEDLYNQLEVTDAQVSASDSTLKVGPEYRNGVICCTLNTEDPDIPSNDDVFLPFRFPSPTNSSGAHWGLHNPSYLGSPSVKNISSTRIANGGQPAMKSPQKDSYVPSGRMGSFHPSDDGLRGRSDHGVKFELPESSVQHAVLRETRKSDNPNHVSSVQHAALRETRKSDNPNHVSVANVNANNLITGVKGGPTEMGQGKNNGRVSLGSCLIKQESGLDVHQNLQNNSIGGRSGVDCIAEIPTNISSNVDFSFQHTAVPKAISHSLLSDKEELLSENESDVPYFSDVEAMILDMDLSPNGFDLSTNPEVQRYQHEETKRTIIRLEQAADASRQRAIAGQGTYAVLYGRFSTYFIKKTEVLLGRATDGVKVDIDLGREKNGGKISRRQAMLKMDMKGIFHLKNLGRNPVYMNGKEVAPGQSVALISGCLVEVRGLSFEFKTSHKMIKQYIDSAVRGGV, encoded by the exons CATCAGCCCACATGATTGAGGTTGAAAGCTATGGGGTTATAAATCAATTGAGACCTAATAAGTTCGAAGGAGTAAAAAATATCAGTTCAGGGAAGAGAAAAGCTGAAAGTATCCGGAAACATTATTATGCTATGCGTAAAAGAATCTCTGTTGAACCATCGGATATGGTGTGGATTAATGTTGCTTCTGAGCCTGGTTATTCTAACTTTAGAGAAGGAAATGAATTATTGTCCAAAGATGGCAAATTTGGCAATCCAGGTTCAAATATTCTGGCAGCTCAAGGCCCAGATTACAGCATTAGGCCTCATCCATTTGCCAAATTTGGGCCGCATGCTGCTGAGTCCAGTAGAAATGATCTTACACCCTCTTTTGGTGGTATTCAAAATCATGGGCAAGACAATCTTCATGGAAAAAATTTGTCAGGCAACCTCCCTTATCCATATGAAGAGAATATCTCAATAACTGGTGATTGCAGTAAGATCCCTGAATTTGCCCAATCAAGTGATTTGCCTCTCTGTAACTTGTTTGAAGCTGAGGATTTAGTGAACCAGGCTAGTGCGTGTCCAGATTTTGGTGACCAGTCATTTCCTAGTTTTGGGTGTTCACCTCCTCTACCTCACATGCCAATTTGGCAAATTTCCCAGGACATTACTGCAGCAGAACTTAACATTGAAATTCCAGATGCAGACCTGCAGCTAAGAGATGAATTTATGATCCCCCAGATTGCAAATGAGTCAGAGGCTTTAGGATATGGTGGTGGCCCCTCAAACCTTAAACTGAAAACTTCACTCTCTTGTGATAGCTTGATAGATATGACCTCTAACACACAAGAATACCTTCAGGAGTTGTTCGACCTTTCTAATGACGAAGAGCATCTCTACATGGATAATGATGGAAAAGAGGTTATAGAGAAGTCTTATCTTGATGGTTTGAGTTCACTATTATTGGATTCTCCCAACCAGTGCGATTTGTCTGGTTCAGGTCTAGGTGAGGCTGCAGTGGTTGCAGATGGACAATTAGTTGATAGAATTGATGCACATAATGAAGCCGCATATAACGAGGACCTCTATAATCAGCTGGAAGTTACAGATGCTCAAGTGTCAGCCTCTGATTCTACTCTGAAAGTAGGTCCTGAATATCGCAATGGAGTCATTTGTTGCACATTAAATACCGAAGACCCAGATATTCCTAGCAATGATGATGTTTTTCTTCCCTTTCGGTTTCCTTCTCCAACTAATTCCTCAGGGGCCCACTGGGGATTGCATAACCCTAGTTATCTAGGGTCTCCATCAGTTAAGAATATCTCAAGCACTCGAATTGCAAATGGAGGACAACCTGCTATGAAAAGCCCCCAGAAAGATTCATATGTTCCTTCTGGAAGGATGGGATCATTCCATCCGTCAGATGATGGTTTAAGAGGCCGAAGTGACCATGGAGTTAAATTCGAGTTGCCTGAAAGTAGCGTCCAGCATGCAGTACTTAGAGAAACTCGGAAAAGTGACAATCCGAATCATGTTAGTAGCGTCCAGCATGCAGCACTTAGAGAAACTCGGAAAAGTGACAATCCGAATCATGTCAGTGTTGCAAATGTGAATGCCAACAATTTAATCACTGGAGTCAAGGGAGGTCCTACAGAGATGGGACAGGGAAAGAATAATGGCCGTGTATCTCTAGGCTCATGCCTAATCAAGCAAGAAAGTGGTTTGGATGTTCATCAAAACCTTCAAAATAATTCTATTGGTGGTCGGAGTGGAGTGGATTGCATAGCTGAAATTCCAACTAATATATCATCAAATGTCGACTTCAGTTTCCAGCACACTGCAGTCCCAAAGGCAATTAGTCATTCCCTACTCTCAGATAAGGAGGAGCTCTTGTCCGAGAATGAATCTGACGTGCCTTATTTTTCTGATGTAGAAGCAATG ATTCTAGATATGGATTTGAGTCCAAATGGATTTGATTTATCCACCAATCCTGAAG TTCAGAGATATCAACATGAAGAAACCAAGAGAACAATCATAAGGCTGGAGCAGGCAGCTGATGCTTCCAGGCAGAGAGCCATTGCTGGTCAGGGTACATATGCTGTTTTATATGGGCGTTTCTCAACTTATTTCATAAAGAAAACTGAG GTGTTACTGGGCAGGGCAACAGATGGTGTTAAAGTTGACATTGATTTgggaagagaaaaaaatggtgGTAAAATTTCTCGAAGACAG GCGATGTTGAAGATGGACATGAAAGGAATCTTCCATTTGAAGAACCTCGGAAGAAATCCAGTTTACATGAATGGCAAAGAAGTAGCCCCTGGACAGAGCGTAGCACTTATTTCTGGCTGTCTCGTTGAG GTAAGGGGATTGAGCTTTGAGTTCAAGACAAGCCATAAAATGATAAAGCAATACATCGATAGCGCTGTGAGAGGAGGGGTTTAG